From the Sebastes fasciatus isolate fSebFas1 chromosome 9, fSebFas1.pri, whole genome shotgun sequence genome, the window gccagactgaagatactagcatcatatgaaactagaaaacctaaggcatccaatgtcatactagcatgttgGGATAGAGGCTAAAtaaatgttatgatttgtgtATATTCGTATGctaaattcagtacctgtgagggtttctggactatatttgtcattgttttgtgttgttaattgatttccaaaaataaatatatacatacatttgaataaagcaaacttatttgcccactcccatgttgataagagtattaaatacttgacaaatctcctttttataatttattcatttatcgatGACAGCCACGGTTTTTATATTTACCTTATTCATCTCTTTCCGTCAACACAGGGATCAGCTGAAGCGTGAGATTCCCTCTTACCTTctacctccaccaccaccaccgccatcAGCACTTTGAGGGCTGCTCCGCAGATGGGAGGTCACCAACCGGTCGTCTGTTTCGCCCAAGTGCACTATCTGCCCTCCGCCCTCATCTAAGATGGCTGCCCGTGGCCTCCTCCTGCATCCCAACACACTGGAGCAGAGCTGcgtgttaccatggtgatcatTTTCTTGAAAACACTGGAAAAGAAGAAGGGTGTCGATGATGTGAGGTCCGTGAACACCGAGAGACGGCTGGTGAGAGAAACTTAACCTTTTCGAGCTTCGCACAAAGCGAACCGGTTGTTAACCATTGTTGCATGTAAGGATCTGCACACAGTGTTTCACATGTCAGGCAGTAGTCAGCAAAATGAATAGGTCAGTGATTATATTACATCAGTGCATGGCCACATGCCACAGATGCCACATTTAGTCACGTATACTGACTTGCACAATGCGTGTAAGCTCGCCAGAACACAATCTAGTAGCCTGTTCATAATGGTAAGTCATTTGATCTTTAGCTGTCATTAATATCACAGTGAAATAAAACTTACTTTATTACTTACTGTTCACTACCAAGAGGTCCAcgataataaaatgttttctcctgtttaaatgtttatgcTAAGACAGGCTAAACATGCAGACGTTTGACAAATTTAAGGAAAAacttgaagaaattagtggttatTATATTTCCTTTTTCACCTACACCTTAGTTTCAGTTCAAGTACCAAGCATGTcttacgtaagggataatgtacaggaagctggtcattgttgtgaaataaaccctgacagggcgatgcggtcTTGcgtcaccctgaaggggtttatttcacaacaatgaccagccagctgtacattattccgcttattacacggctacttacttaagacatcaatattttgacacaaaaacggccCGCCAGAAtgtgacatcagaactgcacccatagcaacgtagtctgttatacatagcaacggtctgctgtaaagaaataacagaccgtgattgaccaatcagaatcaagtattctacaaagccgtgtaataaaatacaataaatagtgtggtttacattttatttttatctcacCACACCATTTAGACAACAGATGAGTTGCGTAAAATGTCTAATCTGATCAAGGCTTTCACCCTTACTGATGTTATCTCCCTGCCTCTATAAATAACTTTATAGGCTAAATAGTTTGTCTAACATCAAGATGACTTTGGTATGAAAAGTCAACAAGCCTTGCAAATGGGTTtctcttattattttttattacctTGAGAGCCTAATTAGATTAGACTATGAATCTTGTTtgtaaactcagttaatataaCACATGACATTGCCTTCCCCTCATGGGTTAACCATGCTGGGCCTGAAGTTTTAgtgtagtgtttttgttttgttgataaCCTCAAGGTGAGTCAGATCAATGTATCATGGCATTTCCCTTTTGTCTTTTGTCCAGACAGCCACCACCCATGTTGTAAGTAATGAACTGTGAGAGAGGATAGGTGTCTGATTaaataggtgtgtgtgtagaaactgttatataatcaacaaataacaTTTGCTCTTGTCGAGTATAGAAGGTGTGGTGTGTTTGTTAAGATGACTCTACAGGGTGAAATTATCGTCCAGCATCATCTTACAAGTTGAAGTAAATTTTTAGCAAACTGTGTAATGAGTATTTGAGTCTGCTTAAAAGAATAACATGGTGAAGAAATGAGCTCATTGTATTACACATAAAGAAGACACTTCTGACAGACAGTTGCTTTCTatttttagccttttttttaagttagCCGTAGCACAGTGGCAGAAGAAGTGTTCAGTAAAACTGGCTGAATGTAGgtcaaactagggctgtgtattggcaagaatctaacgatacaatacgtatcatgatacaggggttacaattcaatatattacgatatattgtgatacagtAAGCAAgccgatatattgcaattttcaaaATCTAATTTAAGGAAAACTGTCAAGTAGTAGtaaaaagaacacaccaccatatgcatacaatCTGAAGTTACTTtattatgcaatcagaacagtacaatctgcatttgcatttaccacagtaacatccaacatcatagcactactttgagagggtacatacactgagagggcgcatgtctttgcaaatgaaataaagtattgactgagtcaGTCTTTGCttgtaaactattaaaaatcaatactgcatttttgagaatcgatacagtatcgcaaaacatgatattgcgatattttcttacacctaaGTCAAACGCAGTCATTTGATCTGTTGTtgatattgattagtgcagcttaaAGTAAGCAGTTACTATAACTATTCTATATGTTGGGTTGGCTAGGTTAATTTGCAGCATTTGGGTAGGTTAATCTGTATAACAATGCATTTGCattttacagtatatgtattttacaaatatagtGGAGTACATTTATAAAGTAGCTTACAATTGAAAATACTCAACTGTAGTGTAAGTACCATAGAATTGCACTTTAGTAAaggtacttagttactttccaccactggaccTACAAAGGTATTAAACATACAGAGATGAAATCaatatcgatcttctcatttGATCGTGGTTTGATTGCAAACATGAGACTTTTGTTCTGCactttttggtttattttttgTGTCTCCCTGACTGTCGGCCCTTCTGTTTGCCTGTCCTCCACAGCGTGAGCTCCACACCATGAGCAGAGGGACCACCCTCTTCTCCTGTGGAACTGTGGGTGGGTTATCTCTATTTATACCTTTCTGTTAGTCTTTCCTTCTTTGCTTCCTCGTTCATGCAAAAATCCCATCTTTCTGTCTTCTGCATTCACTCAAGATCCGGACAGTAATAATGGTTGAGGTGGGATCCTTTGTCATAATATCatttcacaaatataacaatagTATAATGGATTGTCCTTTTTAATCCCTTGATAAATTGAACCGCCAACGTCAGCGGCCCTCTCTATAAGCGTCTCATTGTTTATCCACTCTCACTTCTCCCTTTCTCTGTCAGTCACTCATTCCCCTCTCATGGTCAGGGTGCACCTGCCTCCACACAACGTTGCACACCACTCCCATGGGAGTCAACTGTAATTGAATATGCTGTTGCCTATGTCAACAATTTTCCCTTTGGCTCTGTTAGTGTTGCAGCAATCGCCCCCCTGTGTTAAAAGACATGCTACTGTAAATTCAAAGCTTGGGTGACGTCACAGGGAGGAGCGTGTCTCACCGTTTCCACCGTCAATGTTGACATTGACATTGTCTGGCATGTCTTGTTAGTTCAACCAACactttgtctctttcttttcaAAGGGTGGCCTTTTGAAGTTCATCCCTTTCTCCCCTTTGTCGAGTTGTTTTCCTAACATTCCTGTCAGGTCGTCACTGTTGCCCCCGTGCATTGTTTGTCCGCCCAAAACAATGATTTCCGTCCACCAGCCTGTGAGAGAGAGCATGCCAAAGGACGGGATTTTGGATCAGCAGGGGGAACTTTTTGCCAAGAGCTTCAATAGATTCACGACTTCACCACTTGGCTCGGTAGCTCAAGCCACTACGGCTCtttactgtaggtgtattatCTCCCACAGCTGTGTGATAGACTCTTTTGTGCGGATGGTGAGACAGCTGGCAAGTCTTACTGCTTTCTGAAGCATATCCTGCTGACTAGTGGGAGTGACTTGCCAACTGTTTCACTGGCTGATTCTTATCGTAATATGAAGTTTTTGGAGTCGGCAGTCTTGTAGGTCAAGGTTTCAGATAGTCAGGAGTGGGGATGTTGCTCGTTCGTTGGATACCGCAAAAGCGGCGCCCATAACATTTGGTGGAACGGCTTGCTTTGTACTGAGGAACTGTTTGATTTCATTTGTGATCTTGGATTTCTACCATAGACAATTTTGGATTATTGTCCGTAACTATGAAAGTAATGGAGACTAATGCTGAACAGAAGAGTCTGGTGTCATCCCAACTTAGAGCTGAGGTTTTCTCTTCATGTCCTCCAGCTGTTTATGTGAAAAATAATCACGACAAGGCACGACTTGTTGAGTCATGCTGTCAGCCACTAAACCATacaatatatcatcatcaatgCCCCATTTGTCATAAAAAACAACCAACTTCTTCAGACATACTAAATATTaatggttttctttgttttctttgttcctttttccctgatgatgggccttgaggctaaacaaaaaaaaaaaaaaaaaaaaaaaaaaaaattgtggaagatttgtgtatgaatttgaaatttgaaatttatatatgtttgaaaatttgagtgttattagtgtaacacaaatgtgatgttgtatatagtatgtatgtgataaattaatgtacatgatttcggaccccaggaagactagctggtgccattggtatcagctaatggggatcctttttaaataaataaataaatgtcttaaaattagggctgtcaatcgattaaaatatttgatcacatgattgtccacagttaatggcacattttttatcttttcaaaatgtaccttaaagggagatttatcaaatatttaatactcttatcaacatgggagtgggcaaaaatgcttgctttatgcaaatgtatgtatatatttgttattggaaatcagttaacaaaacaaaacaatgacagatattgtccagaaaccctcacaagtactgcatttagcatgaaaaatatgctcaaatcataacatggcaaactgaagcccaacaggcaacaacagctgtcagtgtcatggtacatgtccacagcctccgtcctttccacgcttcccattcattgtctatgcaagcagccgtgcaatgcattctggtagcgtggcggcgcaaTCTGAGAGGCAGGGTGTCACGttggctgctcctcatttgcataaagttgaggtttaggctactttatgcaaatcaggggcgtctgGTGCGagtcgccgcctctggaaactccctagaaagttttaaactaactgttgttgatccaaaataaagacagattcatcaactgcatggcttatttctcaaataaaatgttttcagaaacacatttcgttgaattatttttgtgatataagagaagaaagtttccaaacgagccgccatgttgggtccagtttgaaagctggaagcagcagcccacgagggaaagcgttcgtccaatcaggtgcagaGTGCCTTGTGTccagtggcagcccatcaagccaaaacgcccctgtggacatgtaccatcacACTGAtggcttgactatgacttgcccaaaactaaaggggagactcatagaacccattttcattaacgTATCTTGATTAATGGCAGGTCCTGGGCTACCTTAATTTAGCGCagttttggagcattatttagcctccttcacaacatctagtatgacatgattggtaccaatgaatttcttaggatttctagtttcatatgataccagtatcttcactctagctttgaaaccgagtccgctacaaccttaaaaatcgcaagttgcgttaaagaaattagtggcgttaaaaggaattCGCGTTAAggcgttatcgcattaactttgacagccctacttaaaatGCAATGAGATTTGAATTGTCTGTTTATTCTTTTCATCTTGCTGTCAGCTTTCAGTACAGCTCCACATGAGCAGCACAGGTTTGAACTGCGCAGCTGCAGTGTTCTTTTCCTCTAGGCTTAATCCTGTCAGTCATCATAGGGCAAATGACTGATGACAAAGTATTTGTTTAGATGCATCAAAGCTTGTGAATGTCTGCGGTGTGTAACTAGCCCTAAATGTACTGTAGAGTTACAATAAGTGTATGTTCAGTCTCTTCACCAGACGATAATCCCCAGTTTATCCTTACAGCAATCATTCCCTCTTGCCCTCagcttgtttctgtttgtttgtgccttttgtgtctgtgtggttaAGTAATAAATGTTCCTTCCAGTCATCATTGCCCTTCTTTAACCTATTTGTACCTGCAACTGATATTTTAAATTtccttttaaatgtaaatgttctcTGGGTTTGCCTAAGCTCAAATCTGAAGAAATTTTCATAATCGGTAAAACCGTTTGGttgaaaagtgagattttcttttcatactaaatttagtctttgggcacatgggactactattttttttttttgtttgtttttgtttttaccaaaAATGGTAGAAAATACCCTAGAATAAGCAGTAAACATTTAGGGATTTTTATTATTTCCAGTACACACATTTGAGGGGCTCCTATCTACATATTCCATATAAATAAAAGGTGCACGGAACTATTATATGTCATACAGCAGGTAAAAGCATTCGCTTGAGGAGTCATTCTccattagtttaaaaaaaaaaaatttaaagttCTACTGTTAGATACTCGCTCAAAGTATGAccataccaaatttcaagacttttgactaATCAGAACAAATGCTGTGTCATTTTTCcgtatcatactaaatataatcTTTTGGCACAAATGGGTTACGCTAGAATTCATCCTGCTGTAATTAACATAATGCAAGTTTTGCTTATAAGAAAGAGACCTACAAAAAGGGCTGCTATTGAGGTCAATGAGAGTGAGTTTGTATGTTTTGAATGTTGCAGAGGCAGATCGGTGGCTGGACCTGGGGCAGAGCTGTGCCATCCAGCAGAGAGCTCCCTGCCAGTCTGGAGCCAGTCTGGAGAGCCTCTGGGATGTGATGCCGGAGCCGGGGAGCTGGCACTGGGCCAAGGAGCCCGGCAGCGCCACGGCAATCACCAGTCTGATAAGAGATCTCAGCCTCGGCGACGGCGGCATGACAGCCCCCCTCTCCCACGCCGCGTCCACCACTGCTCACTACACCACTACAGCCACCAGCCAAGCTCCCGCGGCGCCGCCGAGCAAACGCCAGTGTCGCTCTCTGTCGTTCTCTGATGAACTCAGTGGGTTCCGCTCATCTTGGAGGCCCCAAGGCTCCCGGGTGTGGACGACGGTGGAGAAACGAAGGTGCCACAGCGGAGGGAGTGtgcgagcaggaggaggaggaggaggtgggggtttCTCCAGCGGTCATTTTCCCGCCATGCAGCGTAGCTCCAGCTTCAGTTTGCCCTCCCGCTCCAGCATCCCCTCAGACGTAGCCCTGGACCTGCCGTTCTTCAACCAGCGACTGCCTCTCCACCCTCAATTCACTGCCTGTCCAGTCTCCCCTACCTCTCCTTCCTcgcatcatcatcaccactccCACCAACACCACTTCCTCAggcccctctccctctcccatgAGCAAATCAGCCTGCCAGAGCTCCAGAGAGAGGAGGCGTCGGAGGCCAGCTCTCCAGACTCCACCCCGGAACTGGGGAGGCGAGCCGGCCCGAGAGCCAGGGGCACGGGGTGTCTGTCTCGAAGCAAGTCACAGCCCTGTGTGCTGAACGACAAAAAGATCGGCATGAAGCGCAGGAGGCCTGAAGACGCCCAAGAGCAGCGTCCCTCCCTGGACCTGGCAAAGATGACTCAGGTTAGCTGGAAACTTTGAACACATGTTGACACGCACAGACAAGCACGCACTCACATTCAGTTGTGTGTTATTATAATTGGACTAATTTCACAGAGTGTAGTATCACTTTCATTCACTGATTAAACATAAATCAGCATCAATTTATTCCTAATCTTGCTTTAATGCTGCAAAATTTGCTCTATTGCATTAAGTTACATCCTGGACCAAACACAGTCACCACACAGACAAACACCTTTTTGTTCTTAGGCCAAGGGGAAGTTCAAGAGATCCTCAAACATAACCGGGCCTGTCTCTCTCGGCGTCTGATCAGGGACTGGATTAAATCAAGCTGAATTAAGTTTTCTGGGTCGGCGGCCCGAAGCTTCGGGGCTAAGTGATCTCAGGCCTCCCTCCCTCCGGCAGCTCAGGGAGTGGTGCTCGCTGAAGAAGCATTCCTCTTGTTCGGTCACGCTGCCTAGCGCCACGCTCTAGCAAGACCGCCTCCGGTTTATCATTTCATTTACTCTGTTGGGTAAACAGCCCATAAGGAGGTTGGACCCCCTCGCCGTTCATTTGCTTCCTCTCTGTATTTCCATCTTTCATTCCCTGTACTGCTTCAACTCTTTCCTTTGCCCTGTGTCTGCTATCAGGCAGCTAGAGCAACCAAATGTGATTTATAGCAGGGCCGGcctaaggcataggccatataggtggTCACCTAGGGCACCACCTTCgccctcttaaaaaaaaaatatatatatgtatatacaacaatatacaattttcaaaggggtcccttgacctctgacctctagatatgtgaatgtaaatgggttctatgggtacccacgagtctcccctttacagacatgcccactttatgataatcacatgcagttttgggcaagtcatagtcaagtcagcacactgacacactgacagctgttgttgcctgttgggctgcagtttgccatgttatgatttgagcatattttttatactaaatgcagtacctgtgagggtttctggacaatatttgtcattgttttgtgtcgttaactgatttccagtaataattataaacatacatttgcataaagcagcatatttgcctactcccatgttgataagagtattaaatacttgagaaatctccttttaagggacattttcaactgataaaaaatgtgctattaatttgcgattaataaaGCGGCTGGGGGTGTAGGGTGGTGTGGGGGGGAATCCAAATTTCGTCTGCCGGCCCTGATTTATAGTGGAGATATTTGGATGACACAGAGCTCTGAATTGCTTTCCCCACGACAAGagtttgtttgttctttttgtAAGGTCAGAGGAAGCGGTGGAACAGCCAGAGGGTAAAAATGACCCCTGGACAAACCAAAACCCAAAATAGAACCGTGGAAGTATTTTAATGACATGTACCGTTTTGATGCTTTGGCAGTGCTCTGATGTTTTTACGGAGCCCAGAAGAATCTTGATTTTTCACATCCTGCGTCATTATTCATTCGAATGCTCTTGAAATTCTGCATAGAAGGtgtagcaacaacaacagcag encodes:
- the LOC141773948 gene encoding protein FAM53B-like isoform X2, with translation MPEPGSWHWAKEPGSATAITSLIRDLSLGDGGMTAPLSHAASTTAHYTTTATSQAPAAPPSKRQCRSLSFSDELSGFRSSWRPQGSRVWTTVEKRRCHSGGSVRAGGGGGGGGFSSGHFPAMQRSSSFSLPSRSSIPSDVALDLPFFNQRLPLHPQFTACPVSPTSPSSHHHHHSHQHHFLRPLSLSHEQISLPELQREEASEASSPDSTPELGRRAGPRARGTGCLSRSKSQPCVLNDKKIGMKRRRPEDAQEQRPSLDLAKMTQKLQTFQSLSCPGFSATDGCLSSLPPPTSGQPDLDFAAVSELGLDSRMKVAGDDEEEDSSYEELDSDSACSVDSRPGSPGGITGGKRTLWKGDCGTQRDIFQLGGELDLDQIERN
- the LOC141773948 gene encoding protein FAM53B-like isoform X1, producing the protein MVIIFLKTLEKKKGVDDVRSVNTERRLRELHTMSRGTTLFSCGTVEADRWLDLGQSCAIQQRAPCQSGASLESLWDVMPEPGSWHWAKEPGSATAITSLIRDLSLGDGGMTAPLSHAASTTAHYTTTATSQAPAAPPSKRQCRSLSFSDELSGFRSSWRPQGSRVWTTVEKRRCHSGGSVRAGGGGGGGGFSSGHFPAMQRSSSFSLPSRSSIPSDVALDLPFFNQRLPLHPQFTACPVSPTSPSSHHHHHSHQHHFLRPLSLSHEQISLPELQREEASEASSPDSTPELGRRAGPRARGTGCLSRSKSQPCVLNDKKIGMKRRRPEDAQEQRPSLDLAKMTQKLQTFQSLSCPGFSATDGCLSSLPPPTSGQPDLDFAAVSELGLDSRMKVAGDDEEEDSSYEELDSDSACSVDSRPGSPGGITGGKRTLWKGDCGTQRDIFQLGGELDLDQIERN